The DNA segment CGCGGGTGACCATGGTGCCGGAGAAGAGGTGGGGCAGATTGTCACCTCCCGGGGGGGCCATCTCGGCGGCGTCGATCGAGGCCGTCTTGCTAACCGGAATGGACTCGCCGGTGAGCAGCGACTCGTCGGCCGAGAGATTGAGGCCGTGGCGAAGCACGGCATCGGCGGGTACCCGATCGCCCTCGGCCAGGATGAGGACGTCGCCGCGGGCGACCTCGCGCCCGGCGATGCGGGTTTGCCGGCCGTCGCGAACGACCAGGGCCCGAGGGCTGGACAGGTCGCGCAGGGCCTCCAGTGCCCGCTCGGTTCGTCGCTCCTGGACGACGGTGATGCCGATGATGACAAGGACGAAACCCAGGAGCATGGCGGCATCGGCCGGTTCGCCCATGAGCAGGTAGATCGCTCCGCAGGCGACGAGGAGCACGAACATGGGCTCGCGGACCACCTCGAGAAGAATGGCCAGCGAGCTCCGCCGCTTGCCGGTGGGCAGTTCGTTGAAGCCCTCCTGGTTCAGGCGTCGCTCGGCTTCGGTGCTGGAGAGTCCCCGGATACTGCGGATATCGAAATCGGCGGCCACGCGGCGACTCCTTCTCGGTGAGAGCGTTCTGGTCATCGCGGGAAACGACGAATGACTCGCGGGTCATCGTAGCGGCGCGCCGGCACGGTTTCTACGAGGATGATGCAACTGAGGATGAGAACCAGTCTCAGCATTTACTGCGAAGGTATGTTCACTGGCGAACATGCGAATACCTGATTCGCCAAGATCAGCGGAATGGCCGCTCGTCATCCGTTCACCGGGGCGACGAGCAATCGGATCACGCGGGGGGTTCTACTGGGATCGGGCGGTCAACTCCAGGCCGAGGCGGGCCCTACGACGGGTGGAACGTTTGGGGTGAGGACGGTGAGGAGGGGGACGTTGGGGAATGCGTCGAAACTGGAGAAGCGTTCGGCGATCAGCCGCAGAAGAACAGAAGGCAAGAACGCTGAGCGTCGCGCTGAGAGCGGAGCGCAGCTTTGTCGTTCTGAGATGATGATGCGACGGCCTCGGTTCATTTGGCCCTGATGCGCACCAGGCGCGGCCGAAGCGAGTCCATGGTCACGACGTCGCTGGTCATCTCCCCGCTCAGCAGATCCTGGCCAATGACGGATTGACTGCTGCGGCGCAAGGTGATATGGACCTGCTTGCGGCCGTAGTTGCAGAGGTTGACGATCGTGCCCTTGGGCGAGTCGGCACAAAGCCAGGCGACGCCGGTGACGGGTTGGCCTTGTGGGTCGAGGACCTGGATCGGTGGCTGAGCTTTCCATTCGGACAGCTTTGGCCGCAGGCTCTGGGTGAGGTCCTTCCAGGTGGTCTTGCCGTAGTGGAACGGCAGGTGCTGGGCTTTCAGTTCGGCCCTGTGTTCGTGATCATACTCGTCGCGGGACAGCGACGAGCCTTCGTCGAGCAGAACCAGTTGGCCGGTGTAGTTGCGTAGCGTTTTCACCGCGTCCTCGGAGAGATGGATGAGGTTGGGTACGAACAGCACCGGGGCGGCCGGCACGTCGCCGCGTTCGAGCTGACGCTCGGTGACGAAGCCGATTTTCAGGCCGGTGAATGAAAGGGCGATGTAGAGATTCTGGGCGCAATCGACGTGGCGGCCACCGTCCCAGACCAGTCCGGAGACGCTGTGCAGGATGGCGACTTGCGGTTTAAGGCGCTGGATGGTGGTGACTTCCTCGGCCAGCCGGTTGAGGTCCAGGGTCGTGTATCCAGCTGCCTCGGCGCAGGCCGGGCGGTGCATGATGCTGCCGGCGGTGTCACTCTTGGGATCGAACGACCGCTCCCAGACCCAGATAGTGGTGGCGCTCTGGCCGTGGATGGCACCTTGCCACAGGGCGGTGCGGACGTGTTCCGGCGGGATTGGGCGGGTCTCGCGGTCCACAATGACGTGGTTCTCCGTGTTGTAGACCGGGGTGTCTTTGACCGAGCGCTGCAGGTCGTAGGCGATGGCATTGAGCCGCCACTCCTGGGCAAACTCGCCGGTCTCGTGGTTGTAGAAGTTGATGCTGTCGTTGCCGTTGATCTGGCTGAACTCGGCAAACAACTCGGCATCGACGCCGTAGCGGACCTCGGCATTGCCGATCATCGTCCAAGTCATCGCCTTGGCGTGGACGGGCAGGTTGGGTGCGACCGCGTGGATTGCGTCGGCCATCATGCGATGCCAGCTGGCGAACCACTCCTGATTGAAGCGCACGAAGTCGTACCAGCATGGCGACGGCTTCACCGGTGATGTGCACGCGTGCCGCGCTGGTTTCGACGGTCAGCTTCGCTTCTGCTTGCGCGGCCAGGCGGTCGAGTCTGGCTCGTACGGTGAGATCGGCATAGCGTGTCGGCAGGACGAGATGGAAGGGTATCTCGAAAGGGCCGTCGCCGGGGACTTCGACCTCGGCCTGCAGGGGCTCCAGCAGGGCTTGCTTGTCCGGAGTCGCATCCGGCGTGGGCGA comes from the Phycisphaerae bacterium genome and includes:
- a CDS encoding carbohydrate binding domain-containing protein, translating into MANSSFETIDGKGMPKDWIWDRRNTDATCGIDTWRAHTGKRALRLTNGTTFGAHIYGLLHSEQPIALQPGKAYTLSAYVRSDDPGIAWVGGGRAWQYRLRFPATNGRWQRVWMTFKPSEADRDFTLLISTENPTKGVWIDDLKLEEGESPTPDATPDKQALLEPLQAEVEVPGDGPFEIPFHLVLPTRYADLTVRARLDRLAAQAEAKLTVETSAARVHITGEAVAMLVRLRALQSGVVRQLASHDGRRNPRGRTQPARPRQGDDLDDDRQCRGPLRRRCRVVCRVQPDQRQRQHQLLQPRDRRVCPGVAAQCHRLRPAALGQRHPGLQHGEPRHCGPRDPPNPAGTRPHRPVARCHPRPERHHYLGLGAVVRSQE